The sequence ATAAAGAACCAAAAGCAATCACAGCTAAAAGGCTAGGATTTCTTACAAGATAGCGAAAACCGAAGATAATTTCTTGCCAAATCCTGATACTTTTCTCAGATTGAGTTGTTATTTTTGGTTGAGGAATACGTACTTTCAAAATAGTCGCAATGGCGATTGTAAAAGTAATAAAATCAATCAATAAAATCCCATCTAAATTTATTATGTAATAGAGAAAACCGGCAGCGGCTGGAGCAATGATTACTGAACCGTAATGAATTGCAGAATTCATGCTAGTAGCCCTTTGGTAATGTTGTTTTGGTACTAGCATGGAAATTGAAGAGGAATAAGCCAGCGCTTGAACTTCGCTAAATGCTCCATTGACCGCACCAGTTGCATAAATATGCCAAATTTGTAATTGGTCGGTTAAATACAAATAGCCGATAATTATCGTAGATATTGCCGCTACACAATCGGCTATTATTAACAAAAATTTCCGATTTACACGGTCTACAATTAATCCCGATGCTAAGGTAATGAAAATACTGGGAATGAGTTCAAAAAAACTGATTAAAGCAATTGTAGTTACTTGATTTGTCAGTTGCCATGCCCAAATTTTGATAGCAAAATAAGTCATGTAGCTGCCAATATTTGATATTAACTGACCGAACCAAATAATTATAAAATTACGTAGGTTTTGAGGTGCTTGTAATTTTGTCATCCAGATAATTATATTGTTTATTTTTTTTAATTTTTGACATTTTTCTCATTCAGTAAATATTTTTCTAAATCATCTAAAATCGCATTTGCTGATAGAATATTACCAAATATCCAGTAGCTAGAATCAACTGTATATACCTGATTGTTTTTTGCAGCATTCAGTTCTTTCCATAAAGGACTATTTTGATATCTTTTGAAGCTTTCTTCTGCTTTAGGGTCTAATGCTGCGAATAAAACATCTGCATCAAGTAAATCTATACGCTCTAAGCTTACCGATACATAAGAATTGCCTGAAGTGTTAGTAATTTGAGTTTGTTTTTCTGGAATAGATAATCCTACTTCTGAAATAACGCTGACAGGAAATGATAATTTGTTGCGAAATTCTGGGGTTTCTCCGTTATAAAAGCGACTGATAGTAACTGTTTTTTGATTATTTTTATTATTCAAATTCTTTCTTAATACTTCTATCCGCTGTTGATATTTATCTAATAATTGTTGTGCTTGTTTTTGTTTACCCGTAATTTCAGCAACTTGTAATAAAGCATCTTTCCATGCATTGTGACTATATTCAATTGCAACTGTAGGAGCAATATTAGAAAATAATTGATAATTTTGTTCTGTACTAAAAGAAAAACCCAACATTAAATCTGGCTTTAATTTCACTATTTTTTCTAAATTCGGCTCAACTACCTTACCTAAAGAAACTATACCTTCAGCTTGTTCTCCTAATATTTTGATTTTACTACCTGCTAAACTAGGTTTGGGTGCTGCGATTGGTTTTAAATCTAATGCTATTAATATCTCCATCATTTTTTCATCTAAAGCGATGATACGTTTAGGATTGAGAGGTATACAAGTTTCTCCTAAATCGTGTTGAATTGATTTACATTCGGATGTAGCGGAATTAGAATTGAAAATTTGATTCTTTTGAGATGAATAATTATTGCAACCTGTAATTATGACAAATGTAATGCTTGTTAATAAGAATAACTTTAGAAGTTTGAATATTGGTTTTTTCATTATTTGAAAAGAGGGAGTAGGGAATAGGGAATGGGGAATTGGGAATAGTAGAAAATCTTAATTTTAATTTTATAATTTGCAATTGTAGGGTGCGTTATAGCTTTAGCCTAACGCACCAAAATCTTTCTATAATGGTGCGTTGCGCTTTGCGACAACACACCCTACGAATTACGAATTACGAATTATATTTACCAACTCCAACGATAATTTAAAGTAAAAGTTCGACCCCTAGAAGCTGTAGCAAAAGCAGGGTCAAAACCAAAGCTAATTTGGTTGTTAATATTGAAGTATTGGTTATTCAATAAATTACGAACACCCAGACTGAGCGTACCATCACCTAATTTCAAACTACTAATTAAATCCATGAGTAAATAACTATCTATACCGATGGGATCAACGTCTGCATCAAAAGCGCGGTCTCTACTTCCAACATATAATGCTTGCAAACGATTGCTCCATCCTGGTAAAGTTTGATTCTCCACATATGCAGTTAATTTTAAAGGGGAAACTTCATAACCAGTAATGGCAACAAATCCACTTTCTTCTGATTCTTTCAGTTCTCCTTCACTCCAAGTCAATGTACTTCCCAATTTCCATTTGTCGCTTGGTTGCCAATCTACTGCTAATTCAATGCCATAATTACGTTGGGGAGACCTTAAAATACTAAAATTACCAGTGCCAAAGTCTTCAAATTGTACTGATGTTCCTAAAGCTGAATAACTATAAAACCCTGCCAGAGAAGCTTGAAAATTGTTCCACCGTCCGCGAATCCCTAATTCGTAACTATCAACTTTTTGTGGTGCTGATAGTTCCACATCTTCAGCAAAATTGAAACCATCTTCAGGACGCTGTAATATTCGTGAAATATTGGGAAGTGAAAATCCTTGAGCAAAGTTAGCAAATACACTTACTTCTGGAGTTGCTTTGTAGACTACACCAGCATTAAACACTACATCATCTAAGGTTTTATCCCCAC comes from Rivularia sp. PCC 7116 and encodes:
- a CDS encoding MFS transporter, with protein sequence MTKLQAPQNLRNFIIIWFGQLISNIGSYMTYFAIKIWAWQLTNQVTTIALISFFELIPSIFITLASGLIVDRVNRKFLLIIADCVAAISTIIIGYLYLTDQLQIWHIYATGAVNGAFSEVQALAYSSSISMLVPKQHYQRATSMNSAIHYGSVIIAPAAAGFLYYIINLDGILLIDFITFTIAIATILKVRIPQPKITTQSEKSIRIWQEIIFGFRYLVRNPSLLAVIAFGSLFWFAHDIGATLYSTMILARTNNDTRILGSISSAAGLGGVMGTVILSIWGGSKRRIHGFLLGMMGAGVSKTIFGLGQGLIIWLPAQFCSSLNFPMLSSSSKSILLSKVRPDLQGRVFASESVIQQIVSAIAVFISALLADHVFEPAMMPGGNLVPLFGNLFGTGKGAGMAILYVISSISLLLIGLSGYFVPQLRNVETIVPDSNTEDD
- a CDS encoding iron-siderophore ABC transporter substrate-binding protein encodes the protein MKKPIFKLLKLFLLTSITFVIITGCNNYSSQKNQIFNSNSATSECKSIQHDLGETCIPLNPKRIIALDEKMMEILIALDLKPIAAPKPSLAGSKIKILGEQAEGIVSLGKVVEPNLEKIVKLKPDLMLGFSFSTEQNYQLFSNIAPTVAIEYSHNAWKDALLQVAEITGKQKQAQQLLDKYQQRIEVLRKNLNNKNNQKTVTISRFYNGETPEFRNKLSFPVSVISEVGLSIPEKQTQITNTSGNSYVSVSLERIDLLDADVLFAALDPKAEESFKRYQNSPLWKELNAAKNNQVYTVDSSYWIFGNILSANAILDDLEKYLLNEKNVKN